DNA sequence from the bacterium genome:
GGGACGCCGGACGAGGCCTCGCGCGCCGAGTCCGCGCGCGCCGAGGCCGCGCGCCGCGCGGCGTCAGTAGATCGGCGCGTCGGCCTGGTTCTCGAAGCGCGCGAACTGCTTCACGAAGAAGAGGTCCACGACCCCCGTCGGGCCGTTGCGCTGCTTGGCGACGATCAGCTCCGCCTTCCCCTCGAGCCCTTCGGCGACGACCTTCTCCTTCTCCTTGACGTAGACCTCGGGGCGGAAGATGAACATCACGACGTCGGCGTCCTGCTCGATGGCGCCCGACTCGCGCAGGTCGGAGAGCTGCGGCCGATGGTCCGACCCGCGCCCTTGGTCCGGGGCGCGGGAGAGCTGCGAGAGGGCGAGGATCGGCACGTCGAGCTCCTTGGCGATCGCCTTGAGCGAACGGCTGATCTCCGACACCTCCTGCTGCCGGCTTTCGATCCGCGTCTCCAGCTTCATCAGCTGCAGGTAGTCGACGACGATCAGCCCGAGCCCTTCCTCGTGCTTGAGCCGCCGCGCCTTGGCCAGCAGCTCCATCGGGCCGATCCCCGGCGTGTCGTCGATGAATATCTTCGACGAGACGAGCGTGGTGTAGGCGGCCCCGACGTTGTCCCAGTCGTCGTGGGCGAGGCTGCCGGTGCGCAGCTTCTGCAGGTCCACGCAGGCCTGGCTGGAGAGAAGGCGGTAGAAGAGCTGCGGCGACGACATTTCGAGGGAGAAGACGCCGACCGTCGCGCCGCCCTTGACCGCCGCGTTCTGGGCGATGTTCAAGGCGAGCGCCGTCTTGCCCATCGAAGGACGCGCGGCGAGGATCAGCATGTCCCCCTTCTGCAGGCCGGAGAGCATCTTGTCGAGCCGGTCGTAGCCGGTGGAGAGGCCGGTGACGAGCTCGCGCCGCTCCGACATCTCCTCGATCTGCTGCAGCACCGCGCCGCCGACGTCGCCGATCGGCTGGAACCCCTTCTTGCGCCCCTCCTCGGAGAGCGTGAAGAGGTTCTTGATCCCTTCCTCGAGCACGTCGGCCGCGGGGCGGACGCCGGCCGATGCTTCGCCGCGCAGCTCGTCGGCCGCGCCGAGGACCGCGCGCAGGAGCGAGCGGTCCTTGACGATCTTGGCGTAGTCCGGAACGTTCGCCGCGCGCGGCAGGCCGGAGATCAGCGAGCCGATGTAGGCGTCGCCGCCGGCCAGCTCGAGCTTGCCGATCCGCAGCAGCTCGGCGCGCAGCGTGACCGGGTCGATCGCCTCGCGCCGTTCGGCGAGGTCGATGAAGGCGCGGAAGATCGCGGAGTGCGCGGAGCGGTGGAAGTCGTCCGGCCGCAGCGTTTCCGTCGCCGCGTAGTACGCCTCCGGGTCGAGCAGGATCGCGCCGAGAATCGCGCGCTCCGCTTCCTCGTCCCACGGGAGGCGGATCTCGCCCGGCACGGCCGCCGGCCGGGCGTAGCTCTGGTCCAAGTTGGCCACCGAGGTCCCTCGAAATGTCGGCGCCCGCCGAGAGCGGGCCGAGAAGCATGCAGTCTACAATACAGATGGCCGCGGAGGGCCGGTGAGAGGATCGCGACGGGCTCGTCCCGCCGAGGAAAGTCCGGACTCCACAGGGCAGCGCGCTGGGCAACTCCCAGGCGGGGCAACCCGACGGAAAGCGCAACAGAAAGCACACCGCCAACGGCGGGCGGCGCGGAGGCGGCTTCGTCGGTTCCGGCTTGTTCGCGGGAACCGAGGAAGCCGCCCCCGAACCGCCCGTGCGGGCAAGGGTGAAAAGGTGGGGCAAGAGCCCACCAGCGTCCCGGGCGACCGGGCGCTCGGCAAACCCCGCGCGGAGCAAGACCAAATAGGGAGGCGATGGCGTGGCCCGCGCCGCCTCCGGGTAGGTTGCTTGAGACGGCGGGCGACCGCCGTCCTAGAGGAATGATCCTCCCCCGCAAGGGGAACAGAATCCGGCTTACGTCCGACCATCCGCGGCCACTTGCGATTTGGGGGACGACACCGGCGATGACGCCCGACAAGGAGCGACTGAACGGCCTGCGGCGCGAGGTCGAGGCGGAGCTGGAACAGCTCGCGCCGCGGCTCGACCGCCTGGCCGCCGACCTGCACCGCCACGCGGAGCCCGGCTGCCGCGAACTCGACACCGTCGCGCGGATCGCCGGCGAACTCGAAGAAGAAGGGTTCGCGGTCGAGGCCGGCGTCGCCGGTCTCGCCACGGCCTTCCGCGCGGAGAAGGGAAACGGCGCGCCGCGGATCGCCTTCCTCGCCGAATACGACGCGATTCCCGGGCTCGGCCACGCC
Encoded proteins:
- the dnaB gene encoding replicative DNA helicase, yielding MANLDQSYARPAAVPGEIRLPWDEEAERAILGAILLDPEAYYAATETLRPDDFHRSAHSAIFRAFIDLAERREAIDPVTLRAELLRIGKLELAGGDAYIGSLISGLPRAANVPDYAKIVKDRSLLRAVLGAADELRGEASAGVRPAADVLEEGIKNLFTLSEEGRKKGFQPIGDVGGAVLQQIEEMSERRELVTGLSTGYDRLDKMLSGLQKGDMLILAARPSMGKTALALNIAQNAAVKGGATVGVFSLEMSSPQLFYRLLSSQACVDLQKLRTGSLAHDDWDNVGAAYTTLVSSKIFIDDTPGIGPMELLAKARRLKHEEGLGLIVVDYLQLMKLETRIESRQQEVSEISRSLKAIAKELDVPILALSQLSRAPDQGRGSDHRPQLSDLRESGAIEQDADVVMFIFRPEVYVKEKEKVVAEGLEGKAELIVAKQRNGPTGVVDLFFVKQFARFENQADAPIY